From the Oryza glaberrima chromosome 5, OglaRS2, whole genome shotgun sequence genome, one window contains:
- the LOC127772526 gene encoding uncharacterized protein LOC127772526 → MFHPSSSSSPPTYSDSSMHHALSFSSALPTAPTEIPGSGGGFVDDKGSMFSLPNVAGSAPPPSYYSSLPSFYIHRSTSSHSLLHHRLSDLLNSNAAFSYSSAPACQLQPLPPVSSSTSSSSGDLLEFSSGTLRRVFSTGDLQAMNVPPSPPPPPPFSGDICSQEVGGPFSQKVGRYSAEERKERIERYRVKRQQRNFHKKINYACRKTLADSRPRVQGRFARNAETEADAEADAVAGLDTEVYGNGYGYCAYSGLTNSTSSNCYDNQSQSQWWGTPAGAANWQHQQQKQQLGFDVAVDGNDEDYELWASIADMCSGT, encoded by the exons ATGTTccatccttcttcttcctcgtcgccacCAACCTACAGTGACTCCTCCATGCACCATGCACTGAGCTTCTCTTCGGCTCTGCCCACAGCTCCAACTGAAATtcctggcagcggcggcggtttcgTCGACGACAAGGGCAGCATGTTCTCTCTTCCCAATGTTGCgggctcggcgccgcctccctcctacTACTCTTCCCTCCCTTCCTTCTACATCCACAGGAGCACCAGCTCGCACTCCCTCCTTCACCACCGGTTGTCTGACCTCCTCAACAGTAATGCCGCATTCTCTTACTCGTCTGCTCCAGCTTGCCAATTGCAGCCCCTCCCACCTGTTTCTTCCTCCACTTCATCATCCTCCGGCGATCTCTTGGAGTTCAGCTCCGGGACCCTGCGCCGTGTCTTCAGCACCGGCGACCTGCAG GCGATGAATGtaccgccatcgccaccgccaccgccgccgttttCAGGTGACATCTGCAGCCAGGAGGTCGGCGGCCCGTTTTCGCAGAAGGTGGGCCGTTACAGCGCCGAGGAACGCAAGGAGAGGATCGAGAGGTACCGCGTCAAGCGCCAACAGAGGAACTTCCACAAGAAGATCAAT TATGCCTGCAGGAAGACGCTGGCAGATAGCAGGCCAAGGGTGCAGGGCCGCTTCGCGAGGAACGCCGAAACCGAGGCCGATGCCGAGGCCGATGCGGTGGCCGGCCTGGACACCGAGGTGTACGGCAATGGCTATGGATACTGCGCCTACAGCGGCCTCACCAACAGTACCAGCAGCAATTGCTACGACAACCAGAGCCAGAGCCAGTGGTGGGGAACGCCAGCTGGCGCGGCCAATTGGCAGCaccagcagcagaagcagcagcttggtttcgacgtcgccgtcgacggcaaCGACGAGGACTACGAGCTGTGGGCCAGCATCGCTGACATGTGCTCAGGGACCTGA
- the LOC127772808 gene encoding protein NETWORKED 2A-like has translation MLQRAASNAYSWWWASHIRTTQSKWLDTTLHEMEDRVKAMLNLIGADGDSFGKKAELYFKSRPELINHVEEMFRSYQALADRYDRISSELHKANHTIATAFPDQIQFSMQDADGEGFQKAISGIDLSNFKFPALEGLPMGSRGASRGTSPVPKRTQMHRRITSHMNKENAQEEIDKLQKQILVLQTEKEFLKTSYDSALGRYLDIEKQVVELQDEVCSLQDAFSTGAAIEDNEARALMAARAIVSCEDTLVNLQDQQRRSSEEARTEFKRFIEAKKKLDTFKAECGQPHTQNDEPDNSDKEYIHAMPSGDVDDSVQNEIRFDLQEVCQKVKELIELHPGVSVTDLADKVDRLVEKVIDLELATTSQNAQINRMKTEIDDLHRRLQALEEEKSALVADSSKLVDRLKQVEEVLQAVQHLGNSIQNGTQNIHKEMNAACSELAEFVEKLHEPEPQNSGFMNSSQESSCQEEDSEVTSQYAKKQTSDSIDGSKNEVEKQDKGSEGPLVQQHPDTNGSDGEDKILLEGYASVLQSYKGTEQKLSEIEKTNQEYHSRSMSELKDLKSANAMKDEEIHSLRRMLSSLQRKINAPAPENVDKSEETSKISTTPVTEDKEIAEIEEYMKQCQVEEQLASSISEEKFRAEIDRVLENNLGFWLRFSTSYHQIRNFQTSFDKLKTEMDKLIDAQAQCGADGVPISYQVAKLESAVLEKKFRDLNTDLQVWIEKNVLLKGELENRFSSLCGIQEEISKIATLDKSDEVHFTPFQAAKLQGEVLNMKQENNKVTKELEAGLDHVRGLQVEVGRVLLKLRENLELSIARSNRAQQNFRNLSTKAGVPLRTFLFGTKPKKPSLFSCMGPGVHKHHSGSRAGRR, from the exons ATGCTTCAGCGCGCGGCGAGCAACGCCTACTCCTGGTGGTGGGCGTCGCACATCCGCACCACCCAGTCCAAGTGGCTCGACACCACCCTCCACG AGATGGAGGACAGGGTGAAGGCCATGCTCAACCTCATCGGAGCGGACGGCGACTCGTTCGGCAAGAAGGCGGAGCTCTACTTCAAGAGCCGGCCCGAGCTCATCAACCACGTCGAGGAGATGTTCAGGTCCTACCAGGCGCTGGCTGACCGCTATGACCGGATATCCAGCGAGCTGCACAAGGCCAACCACACCATTGCCACAGCGTTCCCGGACCAGATCCAATTCTCCATGCAAGATGCCGATGGGGAAGGATTCCAGAAGGCGATATCCGGGATCGATCTCAGCAACTTCAAATTTCCTGCGCTGGAAGGTTTGCCAATGGGGTCACGCGGCGCTAGCCGGGGAACCAGCCCGGTCCCGAAGAGGACCCAGATGCACCGGAGGATCACCTCCCACATGAACAAGGAAAATGCACAGGAGGAGATCGACAAGCTGCAAAAGCAAATCCTGGTGCTGCAGACTGAGAAGGAGTTCTTGAAGACCTCTTATGACAGCGCGCTGGGCAGGTATCTGGACATTGAGAAGCAGGTGGTGGAGTTGCAGGATGAAGTTTGCAGCTTGCAGGATGCTTTTAGCACTGGCGCGGCCATTGAAGACAATGAAGCCCGGGCATTGATGGCTGCACGAGCCATTGTGTCTTGCGAGGATACATTGGTTAATTTACAGGACCAGCAACGTAGATCATCTGAAGAGGCAAGAACTGAGTTTAAACGATTCATTGAAGCAAAGAAGAAGCTTGATACCTTCAAAGCTGAGTGTGGGCAGCCTCATACGCAAAATGATGAACCTGATAACAGTGACAAAGAATACATCCATGCAATGCCATCTGGGGATGTTGATGATTCTGTTCAGAATGAGATCAGGTTTGACCTGCAGGAAGTATGCCAAAAGGTCAAAGAACTAATTGAATTGCACCCAGGGGTATCGGTCACTGATTTAGCAGATAAGGTTGACCGACTTGTGGAGAAGGTAATCGACCTAGAGCTTGCTACCACTTCACAGAATGCTCAGATCAATAGAATGAAGACTGAGATAGACGACCTTCACAGGCGCCTGCAAGCCTTGGAGGAAGAGAAGTCGGCTTTGGTTGCTGATTCCAGTAAGCTGGTAGACAGATTGAAGCAAGTTGAAGAGGTTTTGCAAGCAGTCCAACATCTTGGAAACTCCATACAAAATGGGACACAGAATATTCATAAAGAAATGAATGCAGCCTGCAGTGAACTTGCtgaatttgtagaaaaattacATGAACCTGAGCCCCAAAACAGTGGTTTCATGAATTCATCCCAAGAGTCAAGTTGTCAAGAAGAAGATTCAGAGGTAACAAGTCAGTATGCCAAGAAACAAACATCCGATTCAATAGATGGTTCAAAGAATGAAGTGGAGAAACAAGATAAAGGCTCCGAGGGTCCTTTGGTGCAGCAACATCCTGACACAAATGGATCTGATGGTGAGGACAAGATTTTATTAGAGGGGTATGCATCTGTCCTTCAGAGCTACAAGGGTACAGAGCAAAAGCTGTCAGAAATTGAGAAGACAAATCAAGAGTACCATTCAAGGTCAATGTCAGAGCTGAAGGATCTGAAGAGTGCCAATGCAATGAAAGATGAGGAGATTCACTCTCTTCGGCGCATGCTAAGTTCTTTGCAGAGAAAGATAAATGCCCCTGCTCCTGAGAATGTGGACAAGTCTGAAGAAACTTCCAAAATAAGCACCACTCCTGTCACCGAAGACAAAGAGATTGCAGAAATAGAGGAGTACATGAAGCAATGCCAAGTTGAAGAGCAACTTGCTTCGTCAATTTCCGAGGAAAAATTTAGAGCAGAGATTGACAGGGTGTTGGAGAATAACTTGGGGTTTTGGTTGAGGTTTAGCACATCATATCATCAAATACGGAATTTCCAAACATCATTTGACAAGCTAAAAACTGAGATGGATAAATTGATTGATGCACAGGCACAGTGTGGTGCAGATGGAGTTCCTATCAGTTATCAGGTAGCAAAGCTGGAGTCAGctgttctagaaaaaaaattccggGATTTGAACACAGATCTTCAAGTTTGGATAGAAAAAAATGTGCTATTAAAAGGAGAACTAGAGAACAGGTTCTCATCACTCTGTGGCATACAAGAGGAGATATCAAAGATCGCAACTCTGGATAAAAGCGATGAAGTTCACTTCACCCCTTTCCAAGCTGCAAAACTCCAAGGAGAGGTGCTTAATATGAAACAAGAGAATAACAAAGTCACTAAAGAGCTAGAAGCTGGGCTGGACCATGTAAGAGGTCTCCAAGTGGAGGTTGGCAGGGTGCTCTTGAAGCTCCGAGAAAATCTTGAATTATCTATAGCAAGAAGCAACCGAGCTCAGCAAAACTTCCGTAACCTGTCAACGAAAGCTGGAGTTCCCCTTAGAACTTTCCTGTTCGGCACGAAGCCAAAGAAACCATCACTCTTTTCATGCATGGGTCCTGGGGTGCATAAGCATCACAGTGGCTCAAGGGCTGGTCGTAGATGA